From the Misgurnus anguillicaudatus chromosome 17, ASM2758022v2, whole genome shotgun sequence genome, one window contains:
- the gpr82 gene encoding probable G-protein coupled receptor 82, translated as MSAASKEDNIMSVLNNNVIGFSGVNGSDSNKTICTLQPEEGHETILPWLYLFLVLVGLPTNGIVLQELWRSERTPTVIFTLNLVVSDLMSCCSFILRTAYYKENVKWTLGSSVCNAVEFIMFSCFYINLYCNMCFLLWISINRYATVVKPGCAIYGIFKHTQSCWIICFLTWLVIIIIVSACMLAKLHITNNLPMTNGTCFDQVVNFSDLSTQTFKTVHCLGVAGFFFILCLMLVIYSLLVFHLQQVRGGSLISAGFGPGGGLKVRRKIFASVVLFVLCFLPYHVQRIILISSDGRNCQTQFKIKTGTIFVAALSCCLQPVLQLMLRLRCCRAERNARAKPKPDISKSLETPQINTVNLSEHIDEGKTENLRNKERQLSNQSTQ; from the exons ATGAGCGCAGCGTCTAAAGAAGACAACATCATgtctgtgctaaataataatgTTATCGGTTTCTCAGGAGTCAATGGTTCAGACAGCAACAAAAC CATATGCACATTACAACCCGAAGAAGGCCACGAAACCATCTTGCCCTGGCTTTATCTCTTTTTGGTTCTCGTGGGCCTTCCGACCAATGGGATAGTTTTGCAGGAGCTTTGGAGATCAGAGAGGACACCCACTGTCATCTTCACTTTAAACCTTGTTGTGTCAGACCTGATGTCCTGCTGCAGTTTTATTCTCAGAACAGCGTATTATAAAGAGAATGTGAAATGGACGTTGGGATCTTCAGTCTGCAACGCAGTAGAGTTCATCATGTTCTCCTGCTTCTACATTAACCTCTATTGCAACATGTGCTTTCTTCTGTGGATCAGCATCAATCGCTATGCCACTGTGGTCAAACCAGGCTGTGCCATATATGGGATCTTTAAACATACGCAGTCTTGTTGGATCATTTGCTTTTTGACCTGGTTGGTTATAATCATAATTGTCAGTGCTTGCATGCTGGCTAAACTACATATCACAAATAACCTTCCAATGACAAACGGTACGTGCTTTGACCAGGTTGTCAACTTTTCCGATCTATCCACgcaaacatttaaaacagtCCACTGCCTAGGTGTTGCAggattcttttttattttgtgcctgATGTTGGTCATTTATAGCCTGCTGGTCTTTCACCTgcagcaggtgaggggaggaaGTCTGATCAGTGCTGGATTTGGGCCCGGGGGTGGTCTGAAGGTTCGAAGGAAGATTTTTGCTTCTGTCGTATTGTTTGTGCTTTGCTTTTTACCATATCACGTACAGAGGATTATTCTAATAAGTTCCGATGGTAGAAACTGTCAAACGCAGTTTAAGATTAAAACGGGCACCATTTTTGTAGCAGCTCTCAGCTGCTGCCTGCAACCTGTCCTGCAACTGATGTTGCGTTTACGCTGCTGTCGAGCCGAGCGCAATGCCAGGGCCAAACCCAAACCTGATATCTCCAAAAGTTTGGAAACACCTCAAATAAATACCGTAAACCTATCAGAACACATTGATGAAGGCAAAACTGAAAATCTGAGGAACAAAGAGAGACAATTAAGCAACCAATCGACACAatga
- the LOC129452555 gene encoding probable G-protein coupled receptor 82 encodes MANSSRAEFNISRLCQTSTTSIFLPVMYTLMSLIGLPGNTLSLWVFMKKIAIKTSTHIYLINLGISNMILCLTMPFLATYYANGNKWDKKYTMCQIAINGLTPVLHLNICIGVMILSWVALSRFALLIQHSHAKRPSRWLKVLPRAFLSRNRHARLAHALCLVTWAIVGLGVIPCVVQYSVRVTADVEDVREVCYSVSVEVGEDGSHVFALVAVSLFFVFFLLVLGSYMAVIRHIWRSKKSVAISDTQRVYARVFRNIVIIKLVLVVCLLPHHIYKAVFIHMVKEHSLSESLPSDPCHPLSVHVEIKNMLLCLATLRCCTDPVMYYMLDKTFRMHANGLLRLSPSAHESHSSKSNGGQLSQASIRDL; translated from the coding sequence ATGGCAAACAGCTCACGGGCTGAGTTCAACATTTCTCGCCTGTGCCAAACATCCACCACAAGTATATTCCTGCCTGTTATGTACACCCTGATGTCTTTAATTGGACTGCCTGGtaacactctctctctctgggtGTTCATGAAAAAGATCGCCATCAAAACATCTACCCACATATACCTGATAAACCTAGGGATCTCGAACATGATTCTCTGCCTAACCATGCCATTTCTGGCTACATACTATGCAAATGGAAACAAGTGGGACAAAAAATATACCATGTGCCAAATAGCAATAAACGGTTTAACCCCTGTGCTCCACCTCAACATCTGCATTGGTGTCATGATACTAAGCTGGGTGGCCCTGAGTCGCTTTGCCTTGTTGATTCAGCATTCGCACGCCAAGCGCCCAAGCAGGTGGCTTAAAGTCCTACCTCGTGCCTTCCTCAGTAGAAATCGACATGCAAGATTGGCCCACGCATTGTGCCTGGTCACGTGGGCTATTGTTGGACTTGGTGTGATACCCTGTGTGGTGCAATACTCAGTCAGGGTGACTGCGGACGTGGAGGATGTTAGAGAAGTGTGTTACAGCGTTTCGGTGGAGGTGGGTGAAGATGGATCTCACGTCTTTGCTTTAGTGGCCGTCTCGCTGTTTTTCGTCTTCTTCTTGTTGGTGTTGGGCTCCTACATGGCAGTGATCAGGCACATCTGGAGGTCCAAGAAAAGCGTGGCTATTTCCGATACCCAAAGAGTCTACGCCAGAGTGTTTCGAAATATCGTGATCATCAAGCTGGTGCTGGTGGTCTGTCTTTTGCCGCATCACATCTATAAAGCAGTCTTCATTCACATGGTCAAGGAACATTCTCTGTCTGAGTCACTGCCAAGTGATCCTTGCCATCCACTTTCGGTGCATGTGGAGATTAAGAATATGCTTCTGTGTTTAGCGACTCTGCGATGTTGCACAGATCCAGTCATGTACTACATGCTGGACAAAACCTTTCGTATGCATGCAAATGGCCTGTTGAGATTATCCCCCAGTGCACATGAAAGCCATTCATCCAAATCCAATGGAGGACAACTCTCTCAAGCATCAATCAGGGACCTATAG